A single Amia ocellicauda isolate fAmiCal2 chromosome 9, fAmiCal2.hap1, whole genome shotgun sequence DNA region contains:
- the LOC136759291 gene encoding transmembrane protein 230 yields the protein MMPARSSVAGVQPSSKVKYSKLADSDDGYIDLQFKKSPPKVPYKAIALATVLFLIGSLLIVIGALLLTGYIEVTDPNRTLPVLIIGILVFLPGFYHLRIAYYASKGYRGYSYDDIPDFDD from the exons ATGATGCCGGCCCGCAGCAGTGTGGCAGGTGTGCAGCCCAGCAGCAAGGTGAAGTACTCCAAGCTGGCAGACAGTGACGACGGCTACATCGACCTGCAG ttTAAGAAGAGCCCTCCCAAAGTGCCGTACAAGGCCATCGCCCTGGCAACCGTCCTCTTCCTGATTGGCTCCTTGCTGATAGTCATCGGTGCTCTGCTGCTCACGGGATACATCGAAGTCACA gacccTAACCGCACTCTCCCTGTCCTGATCATCGGCATCCTGGTCTTCCTGCCAGGCTTCTACCACCTGCGCATCGCCTACTACGCCTCCAAGGGATACCGCGGATATTCCTACGATGACATCCCCGACTTCGACGACTGA
- the LOC136759292 gene encoding uncharacterized protein LOC136759292: protein MGRQRLCIPGIIATATLCLLHLSLGADTVVRARVGSSALLGCSLSLPTPGTPSPRPFPLHVVEWVRLGYAVPVLIKFGVYSPRVHPNYRGRVSLEQGASLRVDGLQLEDEGWFECRILLLDSLTDEFQNGTWTFLSITAPPVFFKTPPPVQEALEGDSLAMTCGAHGNPPPVVAWRKDDTLIENGDKVQVLNGTLTLFSLGRGNAGVYRCHVSKNLTHSTQLLVKGPPVIVVPPEDSTLNMSQDAMLCCQAEAYPSNLTYLWWKQDKNVFHIESLKGRVKVLVDGSLLISSVTPEDSGNYTCVPTNGLLTPPTASAYLTVKHPAQVLEMPEETFLPAGMEGTISCPVRAEPPLLFVNWTKDGRQLNLDKYPGWMVNSEGSVFIAAANDDAVGMYTCTAYNSYGTMGQSAPTRVILQDPPSFRVSPRAEYLQEVGRDLVVPCQANGDPPPNITWSKLGLVPRSPYQVAANGSLLLRPLAKDHQGGWECRARNRVATVSVRTAVSVLGTSPHAVTLVTLVPGINNVNVSWEPGFDGGYSQRFTVWLKQVSRGKHEWTSVAVPSPQCSLLVGGLLPGTGYQFSVLPQNKLGSGPFSEIVTAFTLVPQSKPPPTVKSIPILAPPRSLLANQSAGGVILQWLPPLLQSPPVTGYILQSRREKGEWVVLEGLIEANQSEILVQGLLKDYNYELRMLSRGEKIVSEPSESVNISTAGMGAYPTRTHLSELLPEPLLAGVVGGVCFLFVAIILSTVTACAMSRRRERRRRKRREDLPIAFQKGPSPKASSLTDSPDSIVKLKLCPLLFSHRSSSPSSSSSSSDRCAFEKASRSEYQDQRTQLLSHSVPPPRYTLFESHLGGLPSPTAAIESISRGPDGRFMVAPYEEVKKSLKKDFPQCLGASKPCTPSLRRGSPKSDYLSEKKESPSPFSLTVDLPLPAGPQTSPGRVRMMAKNFSKSACFYSDEEGGSYRELEEEEVRGGSVDRKEEKRSRDSLKKYRMSGQTREDDPNWTALKKVRERERERERERERERYRHSSYLPLEKERQLTNASTLVSQMERERGVESLSKCFQLAREREEMERELERYTTGWKREGWRDGDRSVSQGSLRTGTGGKEREAVEEEEEEDEEPVWKLQEVTFRAKSKMATGQAHRASGFRKGCYFGNTSSPLSQVSVSSSFIPWDISPVTSVTSLVPAQSPLEKVTAPAVSRVKAGGEESEVSGAHDRSESPVTQCTSLSSSLLSPTSDPLPQGPPGDVRGAKSRYPERGEERGEREMGHSLPEEGWRGESEEESSAVTFLSEGAGERTTETLVDTYSSRATLQSKADRLEQRLGQVSCVSRTGSERERCSSPPSLCPDASQSSSLEMEKEERDEKDERLLASSAFPGYERGRGWGTAGEEEEEREGESRPQPPDNSTLLSSDFEKEGIRVRSRKSDKYLFADSPSRMSTLPLVENNDVHSDQSAFSISKLSDSLKPKQKPQCSPNSVGSLQRSRASLLQTSAILEYLSLPGFIEMSVDEPMEETEDVDSSGPISSQQSGSCLRDETESVTRDREACVQENGEACSSQKCASVLDDKTAVSHSFCGDSVPSEAQKLGLFIDRLESSNSSSKAGHLEKGWPTLERSLPTPSLECETKPDDNKDDRPVFGPNPGTFLKDKTDLALEAGQARNNLGAGSAGKAAHHQNEPHATGSNPLDRKRDPASERHQKHRFILEAQGSRSNRSYQSPVPFMKKSVSSGPSRTLSSADRPGPFLRKSLSLGSQKWETFENPRPQLSERCFQDELAFPDVRIKSHSLGRSPSSSFYPKPGPFLKGPAGYRPPVRTGVQVAPGDAPPRQELEVHQRRRTVVAFPETPKWPFEYQNGPGTAQTKAVLSGPPHLAQAPLPQPGDGGDLLLPHPDSIRGPVRAFLPRGFSWPSPYHAPFEPRPPELEKGREAEAEMMRDHRDAKEARGSYASQSSGRGSVGPTYAPSLLRYSLSLTPSLTGSPETTEESARLERSALDLQEKRATKRRNTSVDESYEWDTGDFGVDSEILETLRGYGPGETGARERERERERRRERPRSTIALRELQGKGVLSAPRWGGSLSEERFNALRREFQEYRRTQQAAKHPPAPPAADTSPSPAHGSDTALL from the exons ATGGGGAGACAGCGACTCTGCATCCCGGGAATCATCGCGACCGCCACGCTCTGTCTGCTGC ACCTCTCCCTGGGAGCCGACACGGTGGTGCGCGCTCGCGTCGGCAGCTCGGCACTGCTGGGCTGTAGCCTGTCCCTGCCCACCCCTGGCACCCCCTCACCCCGGCCCTTCCCCCTGCACGTGGTGGAGTGGGTGCGGCTGGGCTACGCGGTGCCCGTGCTTATCAAATTCGGGGTGTACAGCCCCCGGGTGCACCCCAACTACAGAG GGCGTGTGTCCCTGGAGCAAGGGGCATCCCTGCGTGTGGACGGGCTGCAGCTGGAGGACGAGGGCTGGTTCGAGTGCCGCATCCTGCTGCTGGACAGCCTGACGGATGAGTTCCAGAACGGCACCTGGACCTTCCTATCCATCACAG cCCCGCCTGTGTTTTTCAAGACCCCGCCCCCGGTCCAGGAAGCTCTGGAAGGGGATTCGCTGGCAATGACCTGCGGCGCCCACGGCAACCCTCCACCGGTCGTGGCCTGGAGAAAGGACGACACCCTGATTGAGAATGGAGACAAAGTGCAG gtgctcAATGGGACCCTGACTCTGTTCTCCCTGGGCAGAGGCAATGCAGGGGTGTACAGGTGTCACGTGTCCAAGAACCTCACGCACTCCACCCAGCTGCTGGTCAAAG GGCCCCCGGTCATTGTGGTCCCGCCAGAGGACAGCACCCTCAACATGTCTCAGGATGCAATGCTGTGCTGCCAGGCAGAAGCCTACCCCTCAAACCTGACTTATCTGTGGTGGAAGCAGGACAAGAACGTCTTCCACATCGA GTCTCTGAAGGGCCGTGTGAAGGTGCTGGTGGACGGCAGTCTGCTCATCTCTTCTGTCACCCCAGAGGATTCTGGGAATTACACCTGTGTGCCAACCAATGGGTTGCTGACTCCGCCCACTGCCTCTGCCTACCTCACCGTCAAGC ACCCCGCCCAGGTGCTAGAGATGCCCGAGGAGACGTTCCTGCCCGCGGGGATGGAGGGCACCATCAGCTGCCCGGTCCGCGCTGAGCCGCCACTGCTCTTCGTCAACTGGACCAAGGACGGGCGGCAGCTCAACCTGGACAAG TACCCGGGCTGGATGGTGAACTCGGAGGGCTCAGTGTTCATTGCAGCGGCGAACGATGATGCAGTGGGCATGTACACCTGCACCGCCTACAACAGCTATGGCACCATGGGCCAGTCCGCCCCCACCCGCGTCATCCTGCAg GACCCCCCCTCATTCCGGGTGAGCCCCCGAGCAGAGTACCTGCAGGAGGTGGGGCGTGACCTGGTGGTACCCTGCCAGGCCAACGGAGATCCCCCTCCCAACATCACCTGGAGCAAG ctgggTCTAGTCCCTCGCTCTCCGTACCAAGTGGCAGCGAACGGCTCCCTGCTCCTGCGCCCGCTGGCCAAGGACCACCAGGGGGGGTGGGAGTGTCGCGCTCGTAACCGTGTGGCCACAGTCAGCGTGCGCACCGCCGTGTCCGTGCTGG GCACCAGCCCCCATGCAGTGACCCTTGTAACCCTCGTTCCGGGGATCAACAATGTCAATGTCTCCTGGGAGCCGGGCTTTGATGGGGGATACTCCCAGAGATTCACTGTCTG GCTGAAGCAGGTGTCCAGAGGGAAGCACGAGTGGACATCGGTGGCAGTGCCGTCCCCACAGTGCTCCCTGCTGGTGGGGGGGCTGCTCCCTGGCACTGGGTACCAGTTCAGCGTCCTTCCCCAGAACAAACTGGGCTCCGGGCCTTTTAGCGAGATCGTCACGGCATTCACACTGG TTCCCCAGAGCAAACCCCCACCGACAGTGAAGTCCATCCCCATTCTGGCTCCGCCCCGGTCCTTGTTGGCCAATCAGAGTGCAGGAGGCGTAATCTTGCAGTGGTTGCCACCCCTCTTGCAGTCTCCGCCCGTCACAGGCTACATCCTCCAATCACGGCGTGAGAAAGGGGAGTGGGTGGTGCTCGAGGGACTGATTGAAGCCAATCAGAGTGAGATACTGGTCCAGGGACTGCTGAAG GACTATAACTATGAGCTGAGGATGCTGTCTCGGGGGGAGAAGATAGTCAGTGAGCCCAGCGAGTCGGTCAACATCTCCACTGCAG GGATGGGCGCCTACCCCACTAGGACCCACCTCTCGGAGCTCCTCCCAGAGCCGCTGTTAGCCGGCGTGGTGGGCGGGGTCTGCTTCCTGTTCGTGGCCATCATCCTCTCGACCGTGACGGCCTGCGCCATGAGCCGCCGCAGAGAGAGGCGGCGCCGGAAGAGGAGGGAGG ATCTCCCAATCGCCTTCCAGAAGGGGCCGTCTCCAAA AGCTAGCTCGCTTACTGACAGCCCCGACAGCATCGTAAAACTCAAGCTGTGCCCCCTGCTGTTCAGCCACCGCTCCtcctccccttcctcctcctcctcctcctctgaccGCTGCGCCTTCGAAAAGGCCAGCCGCAGTGAGTACCAGGACCAGCGCACCCAGCTGCTCTCCCACTCGGTGCCGCCCCCCCGCTACACGCTGTTCGAGAGCCACCTGGGGGGCCTGCCCTCGCCGACCGCCGCCATCGAGTCCATCTCCCGCGGCCCCGACGGGCGCTTCATGGTGGCGCCGTACGAGGAGGTCAAGAAGAGCCTGAAGAAAGACTTCCCCCAATGCTTAGGGGCATCCAAGCCCTGCACCCCTTCCTTGCGCAGGGGCTCCCCGAAATCGGACTACCTCTCGGAGAAGAAGGAGTCCCCCTCCCCGTTCTCCCTCACCGTGGACCTGCCTCTCCCCGCCGGCCCCCAAACCTCCCCGGGCCGGGTCCGCATGATGGCCAAGAACTTCTCCAAGAGCGCCTGCTTCTACAGCGACGAGGAAGGGGGCAGCTACCGGGaactggaggaggaggaggtgcgGGGCGGGAGTGTGGACCGCAAGGAGGAGAAGAGGAGTCGGGACTCCCTGAAGAAGTACCGCATGTCGGGGCAGACGAGGGAGGACGACCCCAACTGGACCGCTCTGAAGAAAGTGAGGgagcgggagagggagagggagagggagcgggaGAGGGAGCGGTACAGGCACTCCAGCTACCTTCCCCTGGAGAAGGAGAGACAGCTGACGAATGCGAGTACGCTGGTGTCccagatggagagggagaggggggtggaGAGCCTGAGCAAGTGCTTCCAGCtggcaagagagagggaggagatggagagagaactGGAGCGCTACACCACCGGCtggaagagagagggatggagggacgGGGACAGATCGGTGAGCCAGGGTAGCCTGCGTACGGGGAccggagggaaggagagagaggcggtggaggaggaggaggaggaggacgaggagccGGTGTGGAAGCTGCAAGAGGTCACTTTCAGGGCCAAAAGCAAGATGGCAACTGGGCAGGCACACAGGGCGAGCGGCTTCCGGAAGGGCTGCTATTTTGGGAACACCAGCAGCCCCTTGAGCCAGGTGTCTGTATCCTCCTCCTTCATTCCTTGGGACATCAGCCCCGTGACTTCCGTGACCAGCCTGGTCCCGGCCCAGAGCCCCCTGGAGAAGGTCACCGCCCCTGCCGTGTCCAGGGTCAAGGCCGGGGGCGAAGAATCGGAGGTCTCGGGGGCCCATGATCGTTCGGAGTCGCCTGTCACCCAGtgcacctctctctcttcctccctcctctccccgACTTCTGACCCCCTCCCTCAAGGTCCTCCCGGGGACGTCAGGGGAGCCAAGTCCCGGTACCccgagagaggagaggaaaggggagagagggagatgggtcACTCTCTGCCTGAAGAGGGCTGGAGAGGGGAGTCAGAGGAGGAGTCATCTGCTGTTACCTTCCTCTCCGAGGGAGCAGGAGAGAGAACGACTGAAACACTAGTGGACACGTACTCCTCCAGGGCCACCCTGCAGTCCAAAGCAGATAGGCTGGAACAGAGGTTAGGACAGGTCAGCTGTGTCTCCAGGACTGGGtcggagagggagagatgctCCAGTCCCCCGTCCCTCTGTCCTGACGCCAGCCAGAGCAGCAGCCTGGAAATGGAGAAGGAAGAGCGGGACGAGAAAGATGAGAGACTCTTGGCCAGTTCTGCCTTCCCAGGGTATGAGCGAGGGAGGGGCTGGGGGacggcaggagaggaggaggaggagagggagggtgaGAGCAGGCCGCAGCCCCCAGACAACAGTACCCTGCTGTCCTCAGACTTTGAGAAAGAGGGGATCAGGGTGCGCTCGAGAAAGAGCGATAAATACCTCTTCGCTGACAGCCCCAGCAGGATGTCCACTCTACCTCTAGTGGAGAACAATGACGTCCACAGTGACCAGTCAGCCTTCTCCATCAGCAAACTGTCCGATTCCTTGAAACCGAAGCAGAAGCCGCAGTGCTCCCCTAATTCCGTGGGTTCCTTGCAGAGGTCTAGGGCATCTCTTCTCCAGACCAGCGCCATCCTGGAATATCTGAGCCTCCCAGGTTTCATCGAAATGAGCGTGGACGAGCCGATGGAGGAGACAGAAGATGTGGACTCATCTGGGCCTATCTCCAGCCAGCAGTCTGGGAGTTGCCTGAGAGACGAGACAGAGTCAGTTACAAGGGACCGTGAAGCTTGTGTGCAGGAAAATGGGGAGGCCTGTTCAAGCCAAAAATGTGCGAGTGTTTTGGACGATAAGACGGCAGTTAGCCATAGTTTCTGTGGCGACTCAGTGCCCAGTGAGGCACAGAAGCTTGGACTTTTCATAGACAGGCTTGAATCTTCGAATTCCAGCTCGAAAGCAGGGCATTTGGAGAAAGGTTGGCCTACATTGGAGAGAAGCCTTCCGACTCCCAGTTTGGAGTGCGAAACCAAACCAGATGATAACAAAGATGACAGGCCTGTTTTTGGTCCAAATCCTGGGACTTTCCTAAAAGACAAGACCGATTTGGCCTTAGAGGCAGGGCAGGCCAGAAACAATCTTGGTGCTGGCTCCGCTGGGAAGGCGGCACATCACCAAAATGAACCCCACGCTACCGGATCCAACCCTTTGGATAGAAAAAGGGATCCTGCGTCTGAACGCCATCAAAAACACCGATTTATCCTGGAAGCTCAGGGCAGTAGGAGTAACCGATCCTATCAATCCCCTGTGCCCTTCATGAAGAAATCAGTCAGCAGCGGCCCAAGCAGGACTCTGTCCTCAGCCGACAGACCAGGGCCTTTCCTGAGGAAATCCCTCAGCTTGGGATCCCAGAAGTGGGAGACTTTCGAGAACCCCAGACCTCAGCTCTCTGAGAGGTGCTTCCAGGATGAACTGGCGTTCCCGGACGTCCGTATCAAGTCGCACAGCCTGGGCCGCAGCCCTTCATCCAGCTTCTACCCGAAACCAGGGCCTTTCCTGAAGGGGCCAGCCGGTTACAGACCTCCAGTGCGGACCGGTGTGCAGGTGGCGCCTGGAGATGCTCCTCCCAGGCAGGAACTGGAGGTGCACCAACGAAGACGGACAGTGGTGGCATTCCCGGAGACGCCCAAGTGGCCGTTCGAGTACCAGAACGGACCGGGAACCGCGCAGACTAAAGCGGTGCTCTCAGGGCCCCCCCACCTGGCACAAGCCCCCCTACCACAGCCCGGGGATGGGGGAGACTTGTTGCTGCCCCACCCTGACTCGATACGGGGCCCCGTCAGAGCCTTCCTGCCCAGGGGCTTCAGCTGGCCCTCTCCCTACCACGCCCCCTTCGAGCCCCGCCCTCCAGAGCTGGAGAAGGGGAGGGAGGCGGAGGCGGAGATGATGAGGGACCACCGGGACGCCAAGGAGGCGCGGGGCAGCTATGCCAGCCAGAGCAGCGGCAGGGGCAGCGTGGGCCCCACCTACGCGCCCTCCCTCCTCCGctactccctctccctcaccccCTCGCTGACCGGCTCCCCCGAGACCACGGAGGAGAGCGCACGGCTGGAGAGGTCAGCGCTCGACCTGCAGGAGAAGAGAGCGACCAAAAG GAGGAACACGTCTGTGGACGAGAGCTATGAGTGGGACACCGGGGACTTCGGTGTGGATTCCGAGATCCTGGAGACGCTGCGCGGGTATGGGCCGGGGGAGACCGGAGCGCGGGagcgcgagagggagagggagaggaggagagagaggccgCGCTCCACCATCGCACTGAGGGAGCTGCAGGGGAAGG GTGTGTTGTCGGCCCCGCGTTGGGGCGGCTCTCTCAGTGAGGAGCGATTCAACGCCCTGCGCCGTGAGTTCCAGGAGTACCGCCGCACCCAGCAGGCCGCCAaacacccccccgcccccccagccGCCGACACCAGCCCCAGCCCCGCCCACGGCTCCGACACTGCGCTCCTCTGA
- the gins4 gene encoding DNA replication complex GINS protein SLD5, with protein sequence MADALSEASDLSGDDGQEVMTPAELIAKLEEAWLNEKFSPELLETRSEIVECVLEQLSHMEQNLQRVQKGDLKASVHRMEIDRIRYVLSSFLRSRLHKIEKYFPHVLKKEKARAEGDPSYLSPEEFAFAKEYLANTETYLKSVALRHMPPNLQAVDLAKSVPEPSLDSFVFLRVKERQENILVEPETDDQREYAVDMEEGSQHLMRYRTIAPLVASGAVQLI encoded by the exons ATGGCGGACGCCCTGTCCGAAGCCAGTGACCTGAGCGGCGATGACGGGCAAGAGGTGATGACGCCGGCCGAGCTGATCGCCAAGCTGGAAGAG GCCTGGCTAAATGAGAAGTTTTCCCCGGAGCTGCTGGAGACGCGGTCCGAGATCGTGGAGTGTGTCCTGGAGCAGCTGTCCCACATG GAGCAGAACCTGCAGCGCGTGCAGAAGGGCGACCTGAAGGCCAGCGTACACCGCATGGAGATCGACCGCATCCGTTACGTGCTCAGCAGCTTCCTGCGCTCGCGGCTGCACAAG ATTGAGAAGTATTTCCCCCACGTCCTGAAAAAGGAGAAGGCCCGGGCCGAGGGAGACCCATCCTACTTGTCCCCGGAAGAGTTCGCCTTCGCTAAAGA GTACCTGGCCAACACGGAGACCTACCTGAAGAGCGTGGCTCTCAGACACATGCCTCCCAACCTCCAGGCTGTGGACCTGGCCAAGTCGG TGCCTGAGCCCAGCCTGGACTCGTTCGTGTTCCTGCGCGTGAAGGAGCGGCAGGAGAACATCCTGGTGGAGCCCGAGACAGACGACCAAAG GGAGTATGCTGTTGACATGGAGGAGGGCTCACAGCACTTGATGCGCTACCGCACTATAGCGCCCCTGGTGGCCAGTGGGGCAGTGCAGCTCATTTAG
- the gatd3l gene encoding ES1 protein, mitochondrial, producing MLGSRALLAKQVAAVLTRQPACLAHQGDWGNWGNTNIAVVFSGCGWWDGTDVHEATYTMYHLSRNGARFQIFAPNQQQMHVMDHMKMQPMSGDNRNMMVESARFCHGDGKMQMHDLAKLDVNSFDAIIFPGGHGITKNLSTFHNDGKDCKINHEVERVLKEFHRNRKPIGLSSMAPMLACRVLPSLEVTMGHERDESSRWGRWPQTSMVQAVKSMGARHSPREPYEVYVDEKNRVITTPTFMWETDYHYHYIFDGIGNMVKHVMRMCAK from the exons ATGCTGGGGTCCAGAGCTCTGCTGGCGAAGCAAGTGGCGGCGGTGCTGACCCGCCAGCCGGCCTGTCTGGCTCACCAAGGCGACTGGGGCAACTGGGGCAACACCAACATCGCTGTG GTGTTCTCCGGCTGCGGCTGGTGGGATGGTACCGATGTCCACGAGGCAACATA caCCATGTACCACCTGAGCCGCAACGGAGCCCGGTTCCAGATCTTCGCCCCCAACCAGCAGCAGATGCACGTGATGGACCACATGAAGATGCAGCCCATGTCAGGGGACAACAG AAACATGATGGTGGAGTCGGCCCGGTTCTGCCATGGTGATGGGAAGATGCAGATGCATGACCTAGCCAAGCTGGATGTCAACAGCTTCGATGCCATTATCTTCCCTGGGGGTCACGGGATCACCAAGAACCT GTCCACTTTCCACAATGATGGGAAAGACTGCAAGATCAACCATGAGGTGGAGAGAGTCCTCAAGGAGTTCCACCGCAACCGCAAACCCATTGG GCTGTCCAGCATGGCCCCCATGTTGGCATGCCGTGTGCTGCCCAGCCTGGAGGTCACCATGGGGCACGAGCGGGACGAGAGCAGCCGCTGGGGGCGCTGGCCGCAGACCAGCATGGTGCAGGCGGTCAAGAGCATGGGGGCGCGGCACAGCCCCCGGGAGCCTTAC GAGGTGTATGTGGACGAGAAGAACAGGGTGATCACCACGCCCACCTTCATGTGGGAGACGGACTACCACTACCACTACATCTTCGACGGCATCGGCAACATGGTCAAGCATGTCATGCGCATGTGTGCGAAGTAA